The genomic DNA GTTATGCCATGACGGATAAAAAAATCGAGGAAATTTATGCGATTGCCGATGCGGCATTGAGAAATGGTCAGCCCTTTTTTAGAGTTCACATATTCCCTTTTCGCATGACGGGCAAAAACATGCAAAAGCACATGAATTCAAGGTGGTATCCATTCTGGCAGAACCTTAGGCAAGGTTATGATTTTTTTGAAAAAAAGGGAAATACTCCGCCGAATGTTGAGGTGAAAAACAAACGGTATGTGTTTAATCCGTCTGGATAAAATGCGGCTGACCACCTCAAACTGGTGGCAGCCGTGGGCTTTGTAGTTTGAACAATTAGTGTCTGTTGCCCTGGCTGCCAAACAGTATGACCTAAATTTAAGAAAAACCTGCATCCCTTCTGAAAAAAAAGCCAACAGTCTCAGGGTTCGCCGGTTACTTGGCATTATTTTTTTTAATAAATTCGCTTTCGATCTTCTGGGCCACTTCCAGGGCGGTGGTCATGGCGTCATTGATTTTAAACATTTGAACTTTTAAAGTTTTCAGCGACGCCTGCGTGGTGACAATTTGATCATCGCTGATTAAGAGCTGCTGAAGCTGTTTGGCTTTTTCGGCCAGACTGGACATCTTAATGGCAAAGGTACCGATTTCTTCCGCCCATTTCATACGATCTTGATCTTCAAATGCCATTTGTCCGTTGGCTATGCCTTCTTCCAGTATTTCGATGCCGTATTCTTTCGCATCTGCAATAATTTCCCACATGGTGGTCTCCTTTCAATAAGTTGTTTCAAACCCGCAACCCTTTTTCCCGGCTTGTCACCAAACTTAGCAACAGCTAGATTCGTATTATGTAAAATTCAGAGAAGATTGTCGGGTGGTTCCTTTAAATTTTTCAAGGTTAATCTGATACAATATACGCTGCTTTTAAACCATAAATCAAGAAAATAAGTCTGATCCACTTATCAGGTCATCTGATTGGTTAACACTATACAGAGGATATCACCCTGGCTGCCTGATTAAGTCCTGGTCAATCTCTTGCCTGTTTCCAGGAAATAGTTCATCGATTTTTCCCAAAAGATGACCGCTTCAAGAAATGAGTCTTCGGTGAAACGATTGATGAAGTCGTTTCCTTCAGGGGTAATGCCGGTGTACGTATAGGAAACATCTACGTACGAACTGTTCCCATCTTTGGATGTCACCGCTATTTTGAGCACACATGTTCTGGAGCGATGAGTAAACCGAACAAATTCAACTTGATATGATTTGGGATTATGTTTGGTGACGGTCCATATCGTATCCTCTTCACCTTCACATGGCGTACTGAATACAGCCCCCTCTTCAACAAAGCCGGATTTAGAATAGATCATGTTATACTGCCAGCCATCCAGCCACTCAGCCTCACGCACCGGGCACAGGAGCGGGAACACTTTTTCCGGTGTGGCATGGATGGTTTGTCGATATTCTCTGCTTATTCTTTTGGGATTAAATTGGATGTTTTCCATCACCAGGCTCCTCTTTTATTGATTGCCCTAACCAATAAACCCGGCAGGTCGGGCCATTTTCTCACTAGAATTCTTTTCCGGATACAATAGTAGACAGACGTATAATCTTATGGCACTGAACCTTACGGAATGCAATACCATTTGCCATGGAAATCATGCCGCATTGGGGTACTTAAAACTTTTGCTGGTAGGATGTTCGTTTTTATTGAAAAAGTGACGGTGATATGTCACGCTGATATAGACTGAAAAATTGATTTTCCCCTGCCGAGGTGCGGAAAAATCTGCCATCTGGAATTGGGTTGTTGAACATGGCCCTTGTAATCATTAAAACGATCTACAAAGAGATGATCCATGAAACCCCCTTATAATATCCTGGCTGTCGACATTGGTTCGGTTTCCATCGGCGTAGTCGAGATAAATCCTTTAAAAGAAGTCATAAACAGTGCGTATGTGTTTCATCAAGGTAAAATTGTTGAAAAGCTATTCCGCATTCTAAAAGAATTTGATCTTTCGGCCATTTGCGGGATTGCGGCCACCACCTCCACTCCGGACATCATCCGAACCAGCGGCCGCTTTGACAATCCTGTGGCAGTGATTGAAGCTTGCCGGCAATTTAACCCCTCGATCGGATCAATTTTAATGGTTGGCGGTGAAAAATTTGGGGTGGTTCGTTTTGATGACGAAGGGAATTACACCGGTTATAAAGCCAATACATCATGCGCAGCCGGAACCGGGAGTTTTCTTGACCAGCAGGCACAACGGCTGAACTTAGACAGTATTGAGGAGTTGAGCCGAATCGCTTTTGAAAATGATGGTGCTCTGCCCAAAATTGCTTCCCGTTGCGCCGTGTTTGCCAAAACCGATCTGGTTCATGCCCAGCAGGAAGGCTATACCTTAGATGAGATCTGCGACGGTCTGTGCCACGGTCTGGCCAAAAATATTGTGGATACACTTTTCACCGGAGAAACACACCGGTCACCCATTATTTTTACCGGCGGTGTATCTAGAAACCAGTCTGTTGCCGGGCATATCAGTGAGTTAATCGGAGAAGATGTGGTGGTAAACGATATGTCTCATCTGTTCGGCGCGATCGGTGCCGGATTAAAGCTTATGGCTGAATGGCAGGGACAAAAATCGCTGAAAATTCAATCTGCCAAAGAAATACTGATCCAGCCTATCTCCCGAAAAAAATACGCTTACCAGCCATTATCACTTATTTTGAGTCAATATCCTGACTTTACTGCGGCGGACTCTTATGTTTACCCTGGTGATGTTGCCGGCAAACAGAACCGGGTGGAGGTGGATATTTATCAAGAATTATCACCGGGAGATACCTATGATGTTTACTTGGGAATGGATATCGGTTCCACCAGTACAAAAGCAGTATTGCTGGACCCCCACAAGACGGTTTTAGCCGGATACTATACTTATACTGCCGGTCGCCCGATTGAAGCGGTGCAGAACCTGTTTGCCGCAATGGATGATGTGATTCACCAGAAGGGGATTCATTTCAATATTATCGCTGCCGGTACCACCGGCTCGGGGCGAAAGTTGGCTGGAAAAATCATCGGAGCAGATTTGGTGATTGATGAGATCACTGCCCATGCCAAATCCGCGTGCAACCTTGATCCAAACGTGGATACCATCATCGAAATCGGTGGACAAGATTCGAAATTCACCACTTTAAAAAACCAGCAGGTCACATTCTCCATTATGAACACCGTATGTGCCGCCGGTACCGGCAGCTTTATTGAAGAGCAGGCCAAAAAACTGGGATGTCCTCTATCCGACTATTCAGCCCGCACGGAAAATCAACGATCACCGATTACCAGTGATCGTTGCACCGTATTCATGGAAAGAGATTTAAACCATCTGCTATCCGAAGGATACAGTGTGAATGAGGTCCTGGCATCCGTGCTTCATGCCATTTGCGAAAATTACCTCACCAAGGTGGCTATTGAAAACAGCATCGGTCAAATCGTATTTTTTCAAGGTGCCACTGCCAAAAACAGGGCTTTGGTGGCGGCTTTTGAGCAACGGCTTAACAAACCGATCCACGTATCAAGATATTGTCATTTAACCGGTGCACTTGGCACCGCGTTAATGCTGGCTGAACAGGAAAAGTTGCCGTCCCGATTCAGAGGTATCCATTTGTACAAAAAAAAGATTCCGGTGACTTCTGAAGTCTGCGAACTGTGCACCAACCACTGTAAAATAACCGTGGCGCATTTACATCATACCCCGGTGGCTTATGGTTTTTTATGTGGCCGTGATTATGAAACGAAAAAATTTGTCAACAACAATCGTTCCGGGTTTGATCTGCTGAAAGAACATAAAAAAGCCTTTATTGAAACTAAAACAAAAAAAAAGCCATTGACCATAGGCATCCCGGCGGCACTGCATCTTTATGAAGACCTGCCCTTATGGCAAACATTTTTCAAGCGGTTAAATATCAAAACAGTTACCAGTGCTTCCTGCCATGATGCCATGAAAAAAGGCAAAAACCTGACCGGCGCTGAATTTTGTGCGCCAATGACCGCCTGGCACTGGCATGTCCATTATTTACTGGAACTGGCTGATGGATCAAATAAAACCGGCGCTCCGGATTACATCTTTTTACCGGTTTATCTGGAAAAAAAAACCGGCGAGAAAGATACCCGCCGGCAGTATTGCTACTACACCCAATATGCCACGCCGTTGGCAATGAGTATCGGTAAAGAAAAGCAAAGAAAACGGTTCTTAACCCCGTTGGTGAATTATCTGTATAACCCCTATCATACCAAAGTACAGTTGTATCGAATGCTGAAACCGATTGTCACCGGTAATCTCAATTTCTTTGAAGTGGCCGCTGCCTATGATCAGGCCCTGAAATTTAAACAGGCCGGTATACAGAATCTTAAAACGATTTATCACCAAGAATCCCAAACAGCAGATGGTATTCATGTGGTATTATTGGGACGTCCCTATACCGTGCTGTCCAAATCTATGAATAAAGGAATTCCAGGTATATTTGCTGCGTTAGGCATTCGAACGTTTTCCTATGACATGCTTTCGCCCGATAAAAAGGATTTTGCAGCCATTGAACCACTTCTCAACGAGTTGCCTTGGTATTATGCGTCCGAGATATTAAGAGCCGCCGAAAAAGCCGCCCGGACTCCCGGTGCCTATCCGGTGCTGGTCACCTCTTTTAAATGTTCGCCGGATTCATTTATCACCGATTATTTTAAAAAGATAATGGAAGCCCACCATAAACCGTATTTAATTCTTCAGCTGGACGAGCACGATTCCAGTGTCGGGTATGAAACCCGCATCGAGGCAGGAATCCGATCTTTTCAAAACCACTGGTCCCAAAGCAAAGGCAGGAAAACGGCCAAACCTGTAGCCTATCCATCGTCGTTGATACCAAAGACTGAAACACAACTAACCGGCAAGACCTTGATTATTCCCAACTGGGATGATATCTCTCTGAACCTGATAGTGGCCAACCTTAGAAACAGCGGCATTGACGCCCGCGTACTGGAAGAAACCGAAACCAGTATTCAAAAAAGCCTGCGGTATAATACCGGCCAGTGTATTCCACTGAGCATCATCGCTCAGGAATTCATCGATTATGTGAAAAAGCATCACCTGGACCCGGCCAAAACCATACTGTGGAATCCCCATTCCAGCCTGGCCTGTAATTTGTGTTTGTATCCCCATCACATCCGCACCATCCTTCATGCGTATGGTCATGGCATGGAAAAGGCCAGCGTTTATAAAGGCGCCATTTCGTTTGCAGATATCTCGCTTAAATTGCCCATCA from Thermodesulfobacteriota bacterium includes the following:
- a CDS encoding acyl-CoA dehydratase activase, yielding MKPPYNILAVDIGSVSIGVVEINPLKEVINSAYVFHQGKIVEKLFRILKEFDLSAICGIAATTSTPDIIRTSGRFDNPVAVIEACRQFNPSIGSILMVGGEKFGVVRFDDEGNYTGYKANTSCAAGTGSFLDQQAQRLNLDSIEELSRIAFENDGALPKIASRCAVFAKTDLVHAQQEGYTLDEICDGLCHGLAKNIVDTLFTGETHRSPIIFTGGVSRNQSVAGHISELIGEDVVVNDMSHLFGAIGAGLKLMAEWQGQKSLKIQSAKEILIQPISRKKYAYQPLSLILSQYPDFTAADSYVYPGDVAGKQNRVEVDIYQELSPGDTYDVYLGMDIGSTSTKAVLLDPHKTVLAGYYTYTAGRPIEAVQNLFAAMDDVIHQKGIHFNIIAAGTTGSGRKLAGKIIGADLVIDEITAHAKSACNLDPNVDTIIEIGGQDSKFTTLKNQQVTFSIMNTVCAAGTGSFIEEQAKKLGCPLSDYSARTENQRSPITSDRCTVFMERDLNHLLSEGYSVNEVLASVLHAICENYLTKVAIENSIGQIVFFQGATAKNRALVAAFEQRLNKPIHVSRYCHLTGALGTALMLAEQEKLPSRFRGIHLYKKKIPVTSEVCELCTNHCKITVAHLHHTPVAYGFLCGRDYETKKFVNNNRSGFDLLKEHKKAFIETKTKKKPLTIGIPAALHLYEDLPLWQTFFKRLNIKTVTSASCHDAMKKGKNLTGAEFCAPMTAWHWHVHYLLELADGSNKTGAPDYIFLPVYLEKKTGEKDTRRQYCYYTQYATPLAMSIGKEKQRKRFLTPLVNYLYNPYHTKVQLYRMLKPIVTGNLNFFEVAAAYDQALKFKQAGIQNLKTIYHQESQTADGIHVVLLGRPYTVLSKSMNKGIPGIFAALGIRTFSYDMLSPDKKDFAAIEPLLNELPWYYASEILRAAEKAARTPGAYPVLVTSFKCSPDSFITDYFKKIMEAHHKPYLILQLDEHDSSVGYETRIEAGIRSFQNHWSQSKGRKTAKPVAYPSSLIPKTETQLTGKTLIIPNWDDISLNLIVANLRNSGIDARVLEETETSIQKSLRYNTGQCIPLSIIAQEFIDYVKKHHLDPAKTILWNPHSSLACNLCLYPHHIRTILHAYGHGMEKASVYKGAISFADISLKLPINTYFAYMFGGMLRKMGCKIRPYEIKPGITDRTIQKSVQILSDAFYGKSSKENAVASVVDLFAEIETKPEKNRPKVAIFGDLYLRDNEVMNQDLIRFIERNGGEVITTPYSSYTKMVANQYLRKWFIEGQYLSVLTSKALVATISQLEKIYAKYFGRILKEPVPEYNESAEKILSAYNVRIENTGESMDNIMKIYYLTKLHPDISLFVQVSPAFCCPALITEAMARDIKTNTGIPVVSITYDGTRSNKNDVIIPYLNYASHA